CGAGCTCATTTAGCTCCTCTTTCATTTCTCGTTCTAATGTATTTGTGCTAAATTCAAAAAATTCATTTCGTCCTCCAGGCAAATACCATAGTTCTTCTTGCTCTAACTTATTCAAAAGTAATTTATTGTCCTTTAATATTATAGCTGCACTTCTAAAATAAAACCTCTTATCCTCTCTATCAAAACAGATCAAATCATACCTCCTAATTATTAATTCCTAATTATATATTGGACTACCAACTCTCCTACACTAACGCTAAGTCGACTCATCCCGACACCTTAGAAATGTAGGACTTCTAAACTAAATAGTTAAATAATTTTCGCCATGTAGTACTCATCCACGTAATTGCCATTTACTATAAGTGACTTTTCCTTTATCCCCTCGATTTTAAATCCCATTCGCTCATACAATTTAACTGCTCCTTCATTATGAATCATGACAGTTAATTCTATTCGCTTAATCTCACTTTCTCTAGCCCACTTTTCTATTTCTTCAAATAATTTCACACCTAATTTTTTACCTCTGTATTCTTTCAATAATCCTATAACAATATACACACTATGCTTTATTCGATTAGCAAATCCTCTTTCAGCTTCTAAAAAACCTACTATCTCTTCACCATCTTCAACTATTAATATCATCGAGCCTGAATTGTACATCGATTCTATGTTGGATTTCATTTCTTCAATACTTGTTGTTCTCTCTCCAGGTTCAAACATCATATTCTCAGTTTCACTATCTAAACGTTTAAGCATACTCAAAAATTTCGATGCATCTCTTACTTCTACTTTTCTAATATTCATATTAAACCTCCAATTTTGAAGCTTTTGCTTAATTTTACACTTAGAGCCTAATATTGTCAATTTTGAAAATTTGTTAGTTATCCTATAACACAGGTAATTCCACAACTCTCAATTAATTTTTTTATCCATAGCATTTTACTATTAGTAGGTGAACTCAATTCTGGAAGCGTATATTCTAATCCCAATTGTTCGTATTTAGATTGTCCTAGTTTGTGATAAGGCAGAATATTTATCCTACCTATATTATTTTTTTTGCAAAATCTAGCTGTATTTATTATATTCTCATCATCATCATTGAATGAACTTATTATTGGAATGCGAATCAAAACTAATTTTTGCTTTGCAATTGTCGATATATTTTCAAGTATCAAATTATTTTCTACTCCAGTAAGTTCTTTATGTTTATCTGAATCCATATGTTTGATATCAATTAGAAATAAATCCACATGTGGAATCAACTTTTTAAGAGATTCACCATTCAAGTACATAGCGCTTTCAATTGCTGTATTAATATACTCGTCCTTACACGCTCTCAATATTTCTACTGCAAATTCAATTTGATATGTCGGATCTCCGCCTGAAAGTGTAACACCACCCCGAGCTCTATAATAAGGCATCTCCCTTTTTACAACTTTCATAACCTCATCTACATTCATAACTTTTCCAGCCATCTCTAACGCTCCATGTAAGCACGCTTCTACACATTTTAAATCGTTGCAGTTAATGCATTTCTCACGATTTATTTCTATCGATTTATTACCATATACGTCCATCACATTAGAAATAGCTCCTTTATTACAGGCATCAACACATTCTAGACAATTTAAACATTTCGTTTTGTAATGTCTGATATTTACGTGACTATCCTGCCCTTCTGGATTAGCACACCACTTGCATTTTAAAGGACACCCCTTCAAAAATATCAATGTCCTGATTCCAGGACCATCGTGAAGTGAAAAGCTTTGTATGTCAAAAATCATACCTTCAGTCTTATAATTTTTCATTTGGGCACCTCTCTAAAATCCAGTCGCATTGTACTCAGTACGGGCAATTATTTCATCTTGAATTGGCTTTGCAAGTTCCACCCAGTATGCACTGAAACCAGCTACTC
The genomic region above belongs to Tissierellales bacterium and contains:
- a CDS encoding GNAT family N-acetyltransferase; its protein translation is MNIRKVEVRDASKFLSMLKRLDSETENMMFEPGERTTSIEEMKSNIESMYNSGSMILIVEDGEEIVGFLEAERGFANRIKHSVYIVIGLLKEYRGKKLGVKLFEEIEKWARESEIKRIELTVMIHNEGAVKLYERMGFKIEGIKEKSLIVNGNYVDEYYMAKII
- a CDS encoding indoleacetate decarboxylase activase; the protein is MKNYKTEGMIFDIQSFSLHDGPGIRTLIFLKGCPLKCKWCANPEGQDSHVNIRHYKTKCLNCLECVDACNKGAISNVMDVYGNKSIEINREKCINCNDLKCVEACLHGALEMAGKVMNVDEVMKVVKREMPYYRARGGVTLSGGDPTYQIEFAVEILRACKDEYINTAIESAMYLNGESLKKLIPHVDLFLIDIKHMDSDKHKELTGVENNLILENISTIAKQKLVLIRIPIISSFNDDDENIINTARFCKKNNIGRINILPYHKLGQSKYEQLGLEYTLPELSSPTNSKMLWIKKLIESCGITCVIG